The Fusarium oxysporum Fo47 chromosome II, complete sequence genome includes a region encoding these proteins:
- a CDS encoding necrosis inducing protein-domain-containing protein, whose protein sequence is MVLITQLLSGLALASGILASPIERRAVINHDAVVGFPQTVPSNTAGSLYLKYKPYLKVFNGCVPFPAVDSNGNTGGGLATSGSSNGGCSSSPGQVYVRGGTYNGRYGIMYSWYMPKDSPSPGLGHRHDWENAVIWLSGESTSATVVGMAVSQHGGYDKRTSGTFSGNSPLVGYTAIWPTNHQMIFTNDQGGQQPLIAWESLTAAARTALTNTDFGSANVPFKDGSFESNLDKAAV, encoded by the exons ATGGTGCTCATTACTCAACTTCTATCGGGCCTTGCCCTTGCTTCTGGCATCCTTGCATCACCTATCGAGCGTCGTGCTGTTATTAACCACGATGCTGTCGTTGGGTTTCCGCAAACAGTTCCATCCAATACAGCTGGCTCACTCTATCTGAAGTACAAGCCTTACCTCAAGGTCTTCAACGGATGTGTGCCGTTCCCCGCGGTTGATAGTAATGGAAACACTGG TGGAGGCCTAGCCACGAGTGGCTCATCTAATGGAGGTTGCAGTAGCAGTCCCGGCCAGGTCTACGTACGAGGCGGGACTTACAATGGCCGCTACGGCATTATGTATTCTTGGTATATGCCAAAGGATTCACCCTCTCCCGGACTAGGACATCGCCATGACTGGGAAAACGCGGTGATATGGCTGTCTGGTGAAAGCACAAGTGCTACAGTTGTTGGCATGGCAGTTTCTCAACATGGAGGATATGACAAGAGAACTTCTGGTACATTCTCCGGAAACAGTCCCTTAGTGGGCTATACTGCCATCTGGCCCACCAATCACCAAATGATCTTCACCAACGACCAAGGTGGCCAGCAGCCGCTGATTGCCTGGGAGAGTTTGACCGCTGCGGCTCGTACAGCTTTGACAAACACTGACTTCGGCAGTGCCAACGTCCCCTTCAAGGACGGAAGCTTTGAGTCAAATCTGGACAAGGCAGCTGTCTGA
- a CDS encoding mitochondrial carrier domain-containing protein: MSAEQPQKVLGMPPFMADFLMGGVSAAVSKTAAAPIERVKLLIQNQDEMLKTGRLDRKYAGIGDCFKRTMADEGVMSLWRGNTANVIRYFPTQALNFAFRDKFKKMFGYKKDKDGYALWMAGNLASGGAAGATSLLFVYSLDYARTRLANDAKNAKKGGDRQFNGLVDVYKKTLASDGIAGLYRGFMPSVAGIVVYRGLYFGMYDSIKPVVLVGNLANNFLASFALGWIVTTGAGIASYPLDTIRRRMMMTSGEAVKYKNTMDAARQIVAKEGVKSLFKGAGANILRGVAGAGVLSIYDQLQVLLFGKAFK, translated from the exons ATGTCTGCTGAGCAACCCCAGAAGGTCTTGGGCATGCCG CCCTTCATGGCCGACTTCTTGA TGGGTGGTGTTTCCGCCGCTGTCTCGAAGACCGCTGCCGCTCCCATTGAGCGtgtcaagctcctcatccAGAACCAG GATGAGATGCTTAAGACCGGTCGTCTCGACCGCAAGTACGCCGGTATTGGTGACTGCTTCAAGCGCACCATGGCCGATGAGGGTGTCATGTCCCTCTGGCGAGGAAACACCGCCAACGTTATCCGATACTTCCCTACCCAGGCTCTGAACTTTGCTTTCCGTGATAAGTTCAAGAAGATGTTCGGTtacaagaaggacaaggatggcTACGCCCTCTGGATGGCTGGTAACCTTGCCTCCGGTGGTGCCGCTGGTGCCACTtccctcctcttcgtctACTCTCTGGACTATGCCCGTACCCGTCTTGCCAACGATGCCAAGAACGCTAAGAAGGGTGGTGACCGTCAGTTCAACGGTCTCGTCGATGTCTACAAGAAGACCCTCGCCTCTGATGGTATTGCCGGTCTCTACCGTGGTTTCATGCCCTCCGTTGCTGGTATCGTTGTCTACCGTGGTCTCTACTTCGGAATGTACGACTCTATCAAGCCCGTCGTCCTTGTCGGTAACCTTGCCAACAACTTCCTTGCCTCTTTCGCTCTCGGCTGGATCGTCACCACTGGTGCCGGTATCGCCTCTTACCCTCTTGACACCATTCGACGAcgcatgatgatgacctcTGGTGAGGCCGTCAAGTACAAGAACACCATGGATGCTGCTCGCCAGATCGTCGCCAAGGAGGGTGTTAAGTCTCTCTTCAAGGGTGCTGGTGCCAACATTCTCCGTGGTGTTGCCGGTGCTGGTGTCCTCTCCATCTACGATCAGCTCCAGGTCCTCCTCTTCGGCAAGGCCTTCAAATAA
- a CDS encoding acyl-CoA N-acyltransferase, which yields MGTPFISLLEPSKLDGYKRGAPLEEQPSSISQTFLDAMEVREQVFVKEQNVPAENEVDDDDPRSCHWVVYASVNKVEELEVRNEEGNVIQPRKSSTRSTPIGTIRLVPFPHDPHPEDGGKYWNGILQDDNGSQNGHKNGHKKMKASSGIKPYIKDRKTTFHNGQEPYVKLGRLAVIKEFRGHGISGLLVNTVLSWLKAHPSYFNPNIKEVGLEHLNPVGDVMVIPQWSGLVCVHAQKQVVQLWKKWGFEIDEEMGTWWEEGMPHVGMFQRLEISEKISRLD from the coding sequence ATGGGGACACCGTTCATCAGTCTCCTCGAGCCTAGCAAGCTTGACGGATACAAACGCGGAGCGCCTCTCGAGGAGCAGCCATCGTCGATTTCACAGACTTTCCTGGATGCCATGGAAGTTCGCGAGCAAGTCTTTGTTAAGGAGCAAAATGTTCCGGCCGAgaatgaagttgatgacgatgatcCTCGTTCGTGCCACTGGGTTGTCTACGCCAGCGTCAACAAGGTCGAAGAGCTGGAGGTTCGCAATGAAGAGGGAAATGTGATACAACCTCGGAAGAGCTCGACACGCTCAACACCGATCGGAACCATCAGACTGGTACCGTTTCCTCACGACCCACACCCAGAGGACGGGGGTAAATACTGGAATGGGATTCTCCAAGACGATAATGGTAGCCAGAATGGACACAAGAATGGGcacaagaagatgaaggcatCGTCGGGGATCAAGCCATATATCAAAGACCGGAAGACGACATTCCACAATGGCCAAGAGCCGTATGTAAAACTAGGACGACTGGCAGTGATCAAAGAGTTCCGAGGACATGGCATCTCTGGACTTCTCGTTAATACAGTGCTCAGCTGGCTGAAAGCTCACCCGTCATACTTCAATCCCAACATCAAAGAAGTCGGCCTCGAACATCTCAATCCAGTCGGAGATGTCATGGTGATTCCCCAGTGGTCAGGACTCGTCTGCGTCCACGCGCAGAAGCAGGTGGTACAGCTTTGGAAGAAATGGGGATTTGAGATAGATGAGGAGATGGGCACCTGGTGGGAAGAGGGTATGCCTCATGTTGGTATGTTTCAGCGCTTGGAGATTTCAGAGAAGATATCCCGTCTAGATTAG
- a CDS encoding uncharacterized protein (expressed protein) codes for MYFSQIAIVALAAVAEAVDVQVVSVGRNSATNATGLKFWPEKITAEPGTMVQFQFWAGNHTVTQSTFDDPCVPIGNVMSNVTGIYSGYQPVEASMSKGMIPTYTIMVKDKKPMWLFCSKAKHCQGGMSMVINENTSANATRSLNNYKSLCSSATVSEVVPVQGGGSPQGGNGGNGTNTGGSGGGSSGGDGSGNDSSDGGSSSGGDSSDGGSSSGDDSSDDGSSDDGSEDGSGTPTGVAAPGATGTPTAGSSGDPVVTAAAAELKAPISMLLAVGAAAMYVL; via the exons ATGTATTTCTCTCAAATTGCTATAGTTGCCCTTGCGGCTGTTGCTGAAG CCGTCGATGTCCAAGTCGTCTCGGTTGGCAGAAACTCGGCAACAAATGCCACTGGCCTCAAGTTCTGGCCTGAAAAGATCACAGCAGAGCCAGGAACCATGGTTCAGTTTCAATTCTGGGCTGGCAACCACACAGTGACACAGTCTACCTTCGACGACCCTTGTGTACCTATTGGCAACGTTATGTCAAATGTCACTGGCATCTACTCTGGCTACCAGCCTGTCGAGGCTAGCATGTCCAAGGGCATGATTCCCACTTACACCATCATggtcaaggacaagaagccTATGTGGCTATTCTGCAGCAAGGCAAAACACTGTCAGGGTGGAATGTCGATGGTTATCAACGAAAA CACATCTGCCAATGCTACAAGATCGCTCAACAACTACAAGAGCCTCTGCAGTTCAGCAACAGTCTCCGAAGTCGTTCCTGTTCAAGGTGGTGGCTCCCCGCAAGGCGGAAATGGTGGCAATGGCACCAACACAGGCGGTTCTGGAGGCGGCAGCTCTGGAGGTGACGGCTCCGGAAACGATAGCTCAGACGGCGGCAGCAGCTCCGGCGGCGACAGCTCTGATGGCGGCAGCTCCTCCGGTGACGATAGCTCCGATGACGGTAGCTCCGATGACGGTTCCGAGGATGGCTCTGGCACGCCAACTGGAGTCGCGGCCCCTGGAGCTACTGGCACTCCCACAGCTGGTTCTTCAGGCGATCCTGTGgtcactgctgctgctgctgagctcAAGGCCCCTATTTCGATGCTGCTCGCAGTCGGTGCCGCTGCTATGTATGTGCTATAA
- a CDS encoding ribosomal protein S25 — protein MAPAAGAKKQKKKWSKGKVKDKAQHAVVLDKTTSEKLYKDVQSYRLVTIATLVDRMKINGSLARQCLADLEEKGIIKPVVTHSKMKIYTRAVGGSD, from the exons ATG GCCCCCGCCGCTGGagcaaagaagcaaaagaagaagtg GTCCAAGGGAAaggtcaaggacaaggccCAACACGCCGTCGTTCTCGACAAGACCACCTCTGAGAAGCTCTACAAGGATGTGCAGTCTTACCGTCTCGTCACCATTGCCACCCTCGTCGACCGAATGAAGATCAACGGCTCTCTGGCACGACAGTGCCTTGCCGACCTCGAGGAGAAGGGCATCATCAAGCCTGTGGTCACTCAcagcaagatgaagatctACA CCCGTGCCGTCGGTGGTTCTGACTAA
- a CDS encoding CENP-S associating centromere protein X-domain-containing protein encodes MPPKQSSGTGRGRPKATTKKGAKASEPESEPQSSNPFELSDDDNNRHGTSTREAQAVEEEEPDKSIPPELLTRLLHEFFAKDATRISRDANAAAGKYFDVFVREAIARAAVEKDGGFLEVEDLEKVSPQLLLDL; translated from the coding sequence ATGCCTCCAAAGCAATCATCAGGTACAGGCCGTGGCCGACCAAAAGCCACAACCAAGAAAGGCGCCAAGGCATCAGAACCCGAATCCGAACCACAATCGAGTAATCCATTTGAGCTCTCAGATGACGATAACAACCGACACGGGACCTCAACGCGTGAAGCACAAGCTGTAGAAGAGGAGGAACCTGACAAGTCGATCCCGCCAGAGCTGCTCACACGGCTGCTGCACGAATTCTTTGCTAAAGATGCGACGCGGATATCAAGAGATGCAAACGCCGCGGCGGGCAAATACTTTGATGTATTTGTGAGAGAGGCTATTGCGAGAGCGGCTGTCGAGAAGGATGGCGGATTTCTCGAAGTCGAGGACCTGGAGAAGGTATCACCACAGTTGTTGCTGGATCTTTGA
- a CDS encoding ribosomal protein S7 domain-containing protein yields the protein MSDAGEIEVENSALYEVLPKDVVKEVGNVKLFNKWDYDVEVRDISLTDYISLRNPVYVTHTAGRYATKRFRKANCPIIERLTNSLMHHGRNNGKKLMAVRIVAHAFEIIHLMTDQNPIQVAVDAIVNCGPREDSTRIGSAGTVRRQAVDVSPLRRVNQAISLLTTGAREASFRNVKSIAECLAEELINAAKGSSNSYAIKKKDELERVAKSNR from the exons ATGTCTGACGCCGGCGAGATCGAGGTCGAGAACTCCGCCCTCTATGAGGTGCTCCCCAAGGATGTTGTCAAGGAGGTTGGCAAtgtcaagctcttcaacaagtGGGACTACGATGTCGAGGTCCGCGACATCTCCCTGAC TGACTACATTTCCCTGCGAAACCCCGTCTACGTCACCCACACTGCTGGCCGTTATGCTACAAAGCGATTCCGCAAGGCCAACTGCCCCATCATTGAGCGATTGACCAACTCTCTGATGCACCACGGCCGCAACAACGGAAAGAAGCTCATGGCTGTCCGAATTGTCGCCCACGCCTTCGAGATC ATCCACCTCATGACCGATCAGAACCCCATCCAGGTCGCTGTCGACGCCATCGTCAACTGCGGTCCTCGCGAAGACTCTACCCGAATTGGTTCCGCCGGTACCGTCCGACGACAAGCCGTTGATGTCTCTCCCCTCCGCCGAGTTAACCAGGCTATCTCTCTCCTCACCACTGGTGCTCGCGAGGCCTCTTTCCGCAACGTCAAGTCCATTGCTGAGTGCCTTGCTGAGGAGCTGATCAACGCTGCCAAGGGTTCCAGCAACTCTTAcgctatcaagaagaaggatgagttGGAGCGTGTGGCCAAGAGCAACCGATAA